The Campylobacter lari genome window below encodes:
- a CDS encoding LutB/LldF family L-lactate oxidation iron-sulfur protein, whose translation MKMTHEQIVDVKIHDKQMRENLRSAMHTLQKNRLKVIDEKFNDWQGLRSKAKQAKNNALSTLHDRLLEFEQNATKNGINVHWASSDEDACEIIYELMVEKNIGKILKGKSMASEEIGLNHYLESKGLKAIETDLGELILQLNDETPVHIVVPAVHKNRYEIGKIFQEKLGSNLESEPEKLNSIARKHLRDEFEGLKMGLSGVNFAMSKEGAFWLIENEGNGRMCTTASDIHVALCGIEKVMESFEDAATMVSLLTPSATGQFIPTYNNIITGPRKNGDLDGPKEVHIILFDHNRSKMLNDEDYYEALRCIRCGACMNFCPVYDKIGGHTYQSVYPGPIGEVISPNLFGMQENGDILTFCSLCGRCSEVCPVRIPLADLIRKLRAAKVGQGSFDNITPNTAEAMAFKIFEKVATTPIIWKNTLANLHNFNWLLQKGKNSLPVVKKWSAYKEFPQIKLDLYKELENMQGVKCE comes from the coding sequence ATGAAAATGACACATGAACAAATTGTGGATGTGAAAATTCATGATAAGCAAATGCGAGAGAATTTAAGATCTGCCATGCATACTTTGCAAAAAAATCGTTTAAAAGTTATAGATGAGAAATTTAATGATTGGCAAGGACTAAGATCTAAAGCTAAGCAAGCTAAAAACAATGCTTTATCAACTTTACACGATAGGCTTTTAGAATTTGAACAAAATGCCACTAAAAATGGCATAAATGTCCATTGGGCGAGTTCTGATGAGGATGCCTGTGAGATTATATATGAATTAATGGTAGAAAAAAACATCGGTAAAATTCTAAAAGGTAAATCTATGGCTAGTGAGGAAATAGGTTTAAACCACTACCTAGAATCCAAAGGTTTAAAAGCCATAGAAACAGATTTAGGCGAACTTATATTGCAGTTAAATGATGAAACTCCCGTGCATATTGTAGTTCCAGCGGTACATAAGAACCGCTATGAAATCGGTAAAATTTTTCAAGAAAAATTAGGCTCTAATTTAGAAAGTGAGCCAGAAAAGCTAAATTCTATTGCAAGAAAGCATTTAAGAGATGAATTTGAAGGGCTTAAAATGGGACTTAGCGGAGTAAATTTTGCTATGTCTAAAGAAGGTGCTTTTTGGCTTATAGAAAATGAGGGAAATGGTAGGATGTGCACCACAGCAAGTGATATACATGTAGCACTTTGTGGTATAGAAAAAGTTATGGAAAGCTTTGAAGATGCTGCCACTATGGTGTCTTTACTTACTCCATCAGCTACGGGTCAATTTATACCAACTTATAACAATATCATTACAGGACCTAGAAAAAATGGAGATTTAGATGGCCCAAAAGAAGTGCATATTATTCTTTTTGATCATAATAGAAGCAAAATGCTAAATGATGAAGATTATTATGAAGCTTTGCGTTGTATAAGATGTGGGGCTTGTATGAATTTTTGTCCTGTGTATGATAAAATAGGTGGCCATACTTATCAAAGTGTATATCCAGGGCCGATTGGAGAAGTCATAAGTCCTAATCTTTTTGGTATGCAAGAAAATGGTGATATTCTTACTTTTTGCTCGCTTTGTGGAAGATGTTCTGAAGTTTGTCCGGTAAGAATTCCTCTTGCGGATTTAATACGCAAATTAAGAGCAGCAAAAGTAGGTCAAGGAAGTTTTGATAATATCACTCCAAATACTGCTGAAGCTATGGCATTTAAGATTTTTGAAAAAGTAGCTACAACTCCTATTATTTGGAAAAATACTTTAGCAAATTTACATAATTTTAATTGGCTTTTGCAAAAAGGAAAAAATTCTTTACCAGTAGTTAAAAAATGGAGTGCTTATAAGGAATTTCCACAAATAAAACTTGATCTTTATAAAGAACTTGAAAATATGCAAGGAGTAAAGTGTGAGTAG
- a CDS encoding NADH-quinone oxidoreductase subunit C, giving the protein MRKYSDKKNAQLKNYYEDRFYHAPATKKLSIESSIFESDHQILSQEFELKNSFIELDFWVIEINKDDNVAILDKLKNLGYSCFTDASAIDFVAQKQGFEVYYQLLNMEKNLRVRIKTFVGLKERLQSVMSVFKGANWCEREIYDMFGIFIINHPNLKRLLMPDDWYGYPFLKSYPLHGDEFAKWYEIDKIFGKEYREVVGEENRDPGFVDEKDTLNFSRIYHEVGKGEAPREDKYLQEYQEEGGVPFVKKAKRTQVKILDKRR; this is encoded by the coding sequence ATGAGAAAATATAGCGATAAGAAAAATGCTCAGTTAAAAAATTATTATGAGGATAGATTTTACCATGCACCTGCAACTAAAAAACTAAGCATAGAAAGCAGTATTTTTGAGAGTGATCATCAAATTTTAAGCCAAGAATTTGAGTTAAAAAATTCTTTTATAGAGCTTGATTTTTGGGTGATTGAGATAAACAAAGATGATAATGTTGCTATTCTTGATAAGCTTAAGAATTTAGGTTATAGCTGTTTTACTGACGCAAGTGCGATTGATTTTGTCGCTCAAAAACAGGGTTTTGAAGTATATTATCAGCTTTTAAATATGGAGAAAAATTTAAGAGTGAGAATAAAAACTTTCGTTGGTTTAAAAGAAAGGCTTCAAAGTGTTATGAGCGTTTTTAAGGGTGCTAATTGGTGTGAGAGAGAAATATATGATATGTTTGGAATTTTCATCATCAATCATCCGAACTTAAAAAGACTTTTAATGCCTGATGATTGGTATGGATATCCTTTTTTAAAAAGCTATCCTTTGCATGGTGATGAATTTGCTAAATGGTATGAGATAGATAAAATTTTTGGTAAAGAATACCGCGAGGTTGTAGGTGAAGAAAATAGAGATCCAGGTTTTGTAGATGAAAAAGACACGCTAAACTTTAGTAGAATTTATCATGAGGTTGGTAAAGGCGAAGCTCCAAGAGAGGATAAATACCTACAAGAATATCAAGAAGAAGGTGGCGTGCCTTTTGTTAAAAAAGCCAAAAGAACGCAAGTAAAAATTTTAGATAAGAGAAGATAA
- a CDS encoding ABC transporter permease, translating into MRKFCVMMILLSFILALFAPLISSYDPNLVDLSKAKIAPNLSHIFGTDLLGRDVFTRILYALRISLFVGVMAAFFSVLFACVYVFLTRFFAYAFFARVLDMLLALPSLLVIMFFQSFLAGSLWSMIFIIALGHFAFVAKVLDTQLNKFQKLEFYQNAIILGSSKMKALFSELLPACWNLLFVLFVLNIAHAITSEATLSFFGLGVELWTPSLGNMLNEASKAVFLGFWWMIVFPVAFILMLILPLLALGNDLQEEIKA; encoded by the coding sequence ATGCGTAAGTTTTGCGTGATGATGATTTTGCTAAGTTTTATTTTAGCACTTTTTGCACCTTTAATAAGTTCTTATGATCCTAATTTAGTGGATTTAAGTAAGGCCAAAATAGCCCCAAATTTAAGTCATATTTTTGGCACAGATTTACTTGGTAGAGATGTTTTTACGCGTATTTTATATGCCTTGCGTATTTCTTTATTTGTAGGGGTAATGGCGGCATTTTTTAGCGTGCTTTTTGCTTGTGTTTATGTGTTTTTAACAAGATTTTTTGCTTATGCTTTTTTTGCTAGAGTGCTTGATATGCTTTTGGCTTTACCTTCTTTACTTGTGATTATGTTTTTTCAAAGTTTTTTGGCGGGATCTTTGTGGAGTATGATTTTTATCATCGCTTTGGGGCATTTTGCTTTTGTGGCAAAAGTACTTGATACTCAGCTTAATAAATTTCAAAAACTTGAGTTTTATCAAAATGCTATTATTCTAGGTTCTAGTAAGATGAAAGCTTTATTTAGCGAGCTTTTACCTGCTTGTTGGAATTTGCTTTTTGTGCTTTTTGTTTTAAATATCGCCCATGCTATTACAAGTGAAGCTACTTTAAGCTTTTTTGGCTTGGGTGTAGAGCTTTGGACTCCAAGTTTAGGAAATATGTTAAATGAAGCAAGTAAGGCTGTGTTTTTAGGATTTTGGTGGATGATAGTTTTTCCAGTAGCCTTTATACTTATGCTTATCCTACCTTTGCTTGCTTTGGGTAATGACTTACAAGAAGAGATTAAAGCATGA
- a CDS encoding NuoB/complex I 20 kDa subunit family protein, with amino-acid sequence MAEYQKMSNAPVVLTTVDKLVQWGRSNSLWALSYGLACCAIEMMAAGGARYDFDRFGTIFRASPRQSEVMIIAGTLSKKHAEFTRRLYDQMPDPKWVISMGSCANTGGMFNTYSTVQGVDRIIPVDIYVPGCAPRPETFQFALMILQKRIRKEKASRKIAPKRLI; translated from the coding sequence ATGGCAGAGTATCAAAAAATGAGTAATGCGCCAGTTGTTTTAACTACGGTTGATAAGTTAGTGCAATGGGGTAGAAGTAATTCTTTATGGGCACTATCTTATGGACTTGCCTGTTGTGCTATTGAAATGATGGCAGCAGGTGGTGCAAGATATGATTTTGATAGATTTGGAACAATTTTTAGAGCAAGTCCAAGACAATCTGAAGTAATGATTATAGCGGGTACTTTAAGTAAAAAACATGCTGAATTTACAAGAAGACTTTATGATCAAATGCCTGATCCTAAATGGGTTATTTCTATGGGTTCTTGTGCAAATACCGGCGGTATGTTTAATACCTATTCTACTGTCCAAGGAGTGGATAGGATTATTCCTGTTGATATTTATGTACCAGGCTGTGCCCCGCGTCCTGAAACTTTTCAATTTGCTTTGATGATTTTGCAAAAAAGAATTCGTAAAGAAAAAGCAAGCAGAAAAATAGCTCCAAAAAGGCTTATATGA
- a CDS encoding BCCT family transporter, whose amino-acid sequence MLKTSFKKAVFLPSISIIVVLSLSCIFLPKLTNDFINHIKSGIFANFSWFYILSVSFFVCFMLALALSKFGDIKLGDDDEKPHFKFTSWLAMLFATGMGVGLMYFGVAEPLIHKKALQTSDEEAMLHTIFHWGIHPWAIYGVCALAMAYFGFRYKMPLSLRSAFYPLLKDKIYGFWGNLVDMLALIVTVFGISTTLGYSASQLNAGFSNLGILNGQSFLEQSVIIIIIISLATLSSISGLTKGLKILSEANLVFAVCLMLFVLFSTNTIQILSQFSSNIGNYLQNLISLSFKTYYYEKEHIEWFNNWTIYYWAWWLSWAPFVGFFIAKISRGRTIREFIFGVLVVPTSFNILWFSIFGNSALNFNDILSPFTSAPESLLFYFLQNFSFSYFSSLLALLVLALFFITSADSGIFVLNSLSSGGAHEPYKWQNILWGFVLALLATSLLYSGGLGAILSITMIVALPFAFLLCLMCFSLLKGLIVDVNYSLTKLSQSSVYFTGEFWQERLARILKQSKEQDIQNFLNTKVKNAMESLSQSLKNYGLKTQIVQEKSSISLIIKKEFAKDFIYGVQVVKKQASQSIIDDKFMPTYSKEFIFEPQTFFADSRNGYNIEYLNEQEIIVDILKQYERYLQLLFDDKNEIFTKAYD is encoded by the coding sequence ATGTTAAAAACAAGTTTTAAAAAGGCAGTATTTTTACCAAGTATTAGTATTATAGTTGTTTTAAGCCTTAGTTGTATTTTCTTGCCTAAACTTACAAATGATTTTATCAATCATATAAAAAGTGGAATTTTTGCAAATTTTTCATGGTTTTATATATTAAGTGTGAGCTTTTTTGTGTGTTTTATGCTCGCACTTGCACTTTCAAAATTTGGCGATATTAAACTCGGCGATGATGATGAAAAACCTCATTTTAAATTTACTTCTTGGCTTGCTATGCTTTTTGCTACGGGTATGGGCGTGGGGCTTATGTATTTTGGTGTGGCTGAGCCTCTCATACATAAAAAAGCCTTGCAAACAAGCGATGAAGAAGCTATGCTACATACTATCTTTCACTGGGGAATTCACCCATGGGCTATTTATGGGGTGTGTGCTTTGGCTATGGCGTATTTTGGTTTTAGATATAAAATGCCTCTTAGTTTGCGTAGTGCTTTTTACCCTTTGCTTAAAGATAAAATTTATGGTTTTTGGGGAAATTTAGTTGATATGCTTGCTTTAATTGTCACGGTTTTTGGCATTAGTACCACACTTGGTTATAGTGCATCTCAACTAAATGCGGGCTTTTCAAATTTGGGTATTTTAAACGGACAAAGCTTTTTAGAACAAAGCGTGATTATAATCATCATTATTTCTTTGGCCACACTCTCATCGATTAGTGGCTTAACAAAGGGTTTAAAAATTTTAAGTGAAGCAAATTTAGTTTTTGCAGTGTGTTTAATGCTTTTTGTGCTTTTTTCAACAAATACCATCCAAATTCTTTCACAATTTAGCTCTAATATTGGAAATTATTTGCAAAATTTAATTTCTTTGAGCTTTAAGACTTATTATTATGAAAAAGAACATATAGAATGGTTTAATAATTGGACTATTTATTATTGGGCTTGGTGGCTTAGTTGGGCACCTTTTGTGGGCTTTTTCATTGCTAAGATTTCTCGTGGTAGAACGATAAGGGAATTTATTTTTGGCGTGCTTGTAGTGCCTACTAGTTTTAATATACTTTGGTTTAGCATTTTTGGCAATAGTGCTTTAAATTTCAATGATATTTTAAGTCCTTTTACTTCAGCACCTGAAAGTTTGCTTTTTTATTTTTTACAAAATTTTTCTTTTTCTTATTTTAGTTCTTTGCTTGCGCTTTTGGTTTTAGCTTTGTTTTTCATCACTTCAGCAGATAGTGGGATATTTGTGTTAAATTCTTTAAGTAGTGGTGGCGCTCATGAGCCATACAAATGGCAAAATATCCTTTGGGGTTTTGTGCTTGCGCTTTTAGCTACTTCTTTGCTGTATTCAGGTGGCTTGGGGGCGATTTTAAGTATCACTATGATAGTGGCTTTACCTTTTGCATTTTTGCTTTGTTTGATGTGTTTTTCATTGCTTAAAGGCTTAATTGTAGATGTGAATTACTCTTTAACTAAGCTCAGTCAAAGTAGTGTGTATTTTACAGGAGAATTTTGGCAAGAAAGACTTGCTAGAATTTTAAAACAAAGCAAAGAACAAGACATACAAAATTTCTTAAATACCAAAGTTAAAAATGCTATGGAATCACTCAGCCAAAGTCTAAAAAACTACGGCTTGAAAACACAGATCGTTCAAGAAAAATCAAGTATAAGTTTGATTATAAAAAAAGAATTTGCAAAAGATTTTATCTATGGAGTGCAAGTAGTAAAAAAACAAGCAAGCCAAAGCATAATCGATGATAAATTTATGCCAACTTATTCTAAAGAATTTATCTTTGAGCCACAAACTTTCTTTGCTGATTCGCGTAATGGTTATAATATAGAGTATTTAAACGAGCAAGAAATCATCGTAGATATACTAAAGCAGTATGAGAGGTATTTGCAACTTTTATTTGATGATAAAAATGAAATTTTTACCAAAGCTTATGATTAA
- a CDS encoding NAD(P)H-quinone oxidoreductase subunit 3 has translation MTHATIEHQYFGIFAMLVIASVIFFTLVYISSKIGSKLASHNRKKLGLGIYECGPMASKQANKINSQFFVFVLIFILLDIEVVFLFPWAVIFKDLTAELSKYGLSLFALVEVFVFILLLAVGFLYAYKKGAFAWQSIKK, from the coding sequence ATGACGCACGCAACTATAGAGCATCAATACTTTGGCATCTTTGCAATGCTTGTTATTGCAAGTGTTATATTTTTTACTTTGGTGTATATTTCTTCTAAAATAGGCTCTAAGCTAGCCTCTCATAATAGAAAAAAACTTGGATTAGGAATTTATGAGTGCGGGCCTATGGCTTCTAAACAAGCAAATAAAATCAATTCTCAATTTTTTGTTTTTGTTTTGATTTTTATTTTGCTTGATATTGAAGTGGTGTTTTTATTTCCTTGGGCGGTGATTTTTAAAGATTTAACCGCAGAACTTTCAAAATATGGCTTATCTTTATTTGCCTTAGTGGAAGTGTTTGTTTTTATTTTATTACTTGCAGTAGGCTTTTTATATGCTTATAAAAAAGGAGCATTTGCATGGCAGAGTATCAAAAAATGA
- a CDS encoding ATP-binding cassette domain-containing protein produces MFLEVKNLSKSYKFKKHWYLKEEEIFVFKDVSFSLNQNENLLLCGESGSGKSTLAKILCMLECANTGEVLFENENILNLDFNAQRKLRQKIQYIFQDQKLALNPYKNTKRLLIDVYENFKLKPDFGELFKLFDAFELEKDILNLKPSKLSGGQSQRLGLIRALLLKPKLLILDEITAALDIPTTCKILNYLYAFQKKYDITYIFISHQEKILQDICHKKMYL; encoded by the coding sequence ATGTTTTTAGAAGTTAAAAATTTAAGCAAATCTTATAAATTTAAAAAACATTGGTATTTAAAGGAAGAGGAAATTTTTGTTTTTAAAGATGTGAGTTTTTCTCTAAATCAAAATGAAAATTTATTGCTTTGTGGGGAAAGTGGTAGTGGTAAAAGCACTTTAGCTAAAATTCTTTGTATGCTTGAATGTGCAAATACTGGAGAGGTTTTGTTTGAAAATGAAAATATATTAAATTTAGATTTTAACGCTCAAAGAAAATTACGCCAAAAAATTCAATATATTTTCCAAGATCAAAAGCTAGCTTTAAATCCTTACAAAAATACCAAAAGACTTTTGATTGATGTGTATGAAAATTTTAAACTTAAGCCCGATTTTGGAGAGCTTTTTAAACTTTTTGATGCTTTTGAGCTTGAAAAAGATATTTTAAATTTAAAACCTTCTAAATTAAGTGGCGGTCAAAGCCAAAGATTAGGTTTGATTAGAGCTTTGCTTTTAAAACCAAAATTGCTTATTTTAGATGAAATCACAGCAGCACTTGATATACCAACTACTTGTAAAATTCTAAATTATTTATATGCTTTTCAAAAAAAATACGATATTACTTATATTTTTATTTCTCATCAGGAAAAAATCTTACAAGATATTTGCCATAAAAAAATGTATTTATAA
- a CDS encoding ABC transporter substrate-binding protein has translation MLRFFLMFFCALNLFAITPKDTIVIAVENEPERINPLFSEDHDVAIALVFSGLTRFDENMNLAPDLASSWKVSKDGLVYEFTLRDDILWHDGAKFSAKDVEFSINALKDEKLNSPSKVNFDAVKEVKIIDDYHLIITLSKPFPAFLDALSVGILPKHLLEKENLNTTKFNQMPIGTGPYKLKQWKKGQYMILEANENYHLAKVKTPKLTLKHIKDPSISAIELKNGSIDVALVDFALASNFANDKNFKMLIEPSADYRALMFNFNHEFLKDQNVRLALNYAIDKKAIVDSLLHSFGKVANHPLEKSWANPKEFATYTYDVKKANELLAKAGFVKNKNGILEKNGKEFSFEMYAMSEDPLRIALVNILQSEFLKLGIKAKAVAKPSGSFDYTKIDSFLVGWGSPYDPDFHTFRVFESSQDSALNSSGWNFGHYQNAKVDEALIKARNSLDVNERKKYYKEFIDALYKDPAFLFIAYIDYPLVFAKNIQGIKPHILGHHGVGFTWNAYEWSKN, from the coding sequence ATGTTGAGATTTTTTTTAATGTTTTTTTGTGCTTTAAATCTTTTTGCTATTACGCCAAAAGATACGATCGTTATAGCAGTGGAAAATGAGCCAGAGCGTATAAATCCGCTTTTTAGTGAAGATCATGATGTGGCAATTGCTCTTGTGTTTTCAGGACTTACACGCTTTGATGAAAATATGAATCTAGCGCCTGATCTTGCTAGTTCTTGGAAAGTTAGTAAAGATGGGCTTGTTTATGAATTTACTTTAAGAGATGATATATTGTGGCATGATGGGGCTAAATTTAGTGCCAAAGATGTGGAATTTAGTATAAATGCTTTAAAAGATGAGAAGTTAAATTCACCCTCAAAGGTAAATTTTGACGCAGTTAAAGAAGTAAAAATCATTGATGATTATCATTTGATTATTACACTTTCAAAGCCTTTTCCTGCATTTTTAGACGCTTTGAGTGTGGGAATTTTACCAAAACATTTACTTGAAAAAGAAAATTTAAATACTACTAAATTTAATCAAATGCCTATAGGAACAGGACCATATAAGCTAAAACAATGGAAAAAAGGTCAATACATGATCTTAGAAGCAAATGAAAATTATCATTTAGCTAAGGTAAAAACACCAAAACTCACGCTAAAACATATTAAAGATCCAAGTATTAGCGCTATTGAGCTTAAAAATGGTTCTATTGATGTAGCTTTAGTCGATTTTGCTCTAGCTTCAAATTTTGCAAATGATAAAAACTTTAAAATGCTTATAGAGCCTTCGGCTGATTATCGTGCTTTGATGTTTAATTTTAATCATGAGTTTTTAAAAGATCAAAATGTGCGTTTAGCGCTAAATTATGCTATCGATAAGAAAGCTATTGTGGATTCTCTTTTGCATTCTTTTGGAAAAGTAGCAAATCATCCTTTGGAAAAATCATGGGCAAATCCTAAAGAATTTGCAACTTATACTTATGATGTAAAAAAAGCAAATGAGCTTTTAGCAAAAGCAGGCTTTGTGAAAAACAAAAATGGAATTTTAGAAAAAAATGGCAAAGAATTTAGCTTTGAAATGTATGCTATGAGTGAAGATCCACTAAGAATAGCTTTGGTAAATATCTTACAAAGTGAGTTTTTAAAGCTTGGTATTAAGGCAAAGGCAGTTGCTAAGCCGAGTGGAAGTTTTGACTATACTAAGATTGACAGCTTTTTGGTAGGTTGGGGTAGTCCTTATGATCCTGATTTTCATACTTTTAGAGTTTTTGAAAGCTCTCAAGATAGTGCTTTAAACTCTAGTGGATGGAATTTTGGTCATTATCAAAATGCTAAAGTTGATGAAGCTCTGATAAAAGCTAGAAATTCACTTGATGTAAATGAAAGAAAAAAATACTATAAAGAATTTATTGACGCTTTATATAAAGATCCTGCATTTTTATTTATAGCTTATATTGATTATCCTTTAGTTTTTGCTAAAAATATCCAAGGTATAAAACCTCATATTTTAGGTCATCATGGGGTAGGTTTTACTTGGAATGCTTATGAGTGGAGCAAAAATTAG
- a CDS encoding LutC/YkgG family protein, which yields MSRINEISSQSKKAILDKIKNTHLSFEKIPTMDPIEHIKTSDDMYSELKEKMSANKYIVEESSLEKLEEKINQIVKSYGYKSLIYPDNLNLDINKIEAEKKTCFNQEIEKIRKEVFHSDFSIIQARVGVSSHGVALVLSDKTQPRMLSLAPMLCIVLLKKENIVKSISQALNLVKEENEILPSNILFIAGPSRTADIELITVFGVHGSQKVHIILY from the coding sequence GTGAGTAGAATAAATGAAATTTCTTCACAAAGCAAAAAAGCTATTTTGGATAAGATTAAAAATACACATTTATCTTTTGAAAAAATTCCGACTATGGATCCTATAGAGCATATCAAAACAAGTGATGATATGTATAGTGAGTTAAAAGAAAAAATGAGTGCAAATAAATACATAGTAGAAGAAAGCTCGTTAGAAAAATTAGAAGAAAAAATCAATCAAATTGTTAAAAGTTATGGCTATAAAAGTCTTATTTATCCTGATAATTTAAATTTAGATATAAATAAAATTGAAGCCGAAAAAAAGACTTGTTTTAATCAAGAGATTGAAAAAATACGAAAAGAAGTTTTTCATAGTGATTTTTCTATCATCCAAGCAAGAGTTGGAGTAAGCTCACATGGCGTTGCTTTAGTTTTGTCTGATAAAACTCAACCAAGAATGCTTTCTTTGGCTCCTATGCTTTGTATTGTTTTATTAAAAAAAGAAAATATTGTAAAAAGCATTAGCCAAGCATTGAATTTAGTAAAAGAAGAAAATGAAATTTTACCTAGCAATATTTTGTTTATAGCAGGGCCATCAAGAACTGCAGATATTGAACTTATCACTGTTTTTGGAGTTCATGGATCTCAAAAGGTTCATATTATACTTTATTGA
- a CDS encoding ATP-binding cassette domain-containing protein, whose protein sequence is MIEIANLNLSFKDKILLKDINLNLEDGKALAIMGKSGAGKSLLLKSMIKLFDKHYKLNAQKFRIDQKDILILKEKELNILRTKVNLLFQDVYGSFYPLVDIGSYFNIVLKTHTNLSTKEIKEKAFYYFECLGLKNHDLLWHSFIYQLSGGMARRIQIALALLSEAKYLLCDEITSSLDRANEEKIIAILKELKTQFKNLIFITHDINLAKELCDEVAIIEDKTLIYQMPVKEFLSNPKGVFAKELLNYFENENVFRS, encoded by the coding sequence ATGATAGAAATTGCAAATTTAAATCTTAGTTTTAAAGATAAGATCTTATTAAAAGATATAAATCTTAATTTAGAAGATGGTAAAGCTTTGGCTATCATGGGTAAAAGTGGAGCGGGAAAAAGCTTGCTTTTAAAAAGCATGATTAAGCTTTTTGATAAACACTATAAGCTTAATGCACAAAAATTTAGGATAGATCAAAAAGATATTTTAATTTTAAAAGAAAAAGAGCTAAATATTTTAAGAACTAAGGTAAATTTACTTTTTCAAGATGTTTATGGGAGTTTTTATCCTCTTGTTGACATAGGGAGTTATTTTAATATAGTTTTAAAAACTCATACTAATTTAAGTACAAAAGAGATTAAAGAGAAGGCCTTTTATTATTTTGAGTGTTTAGGGCTTAAAAATCATGATCTTTTATGGCATTCTTTTATATATCAGTTAAGTGGTGGTATGGCAAGACGCATTCAAATAGCTCTAGCTTTACTAAGCGAGGCTAAGTATTTATTGTGTGATGAGATTACAAGCTCACTTGATAGAGCTAATGAAGAAAAAATCATCGCTATTTTAAAAGAGTTAAAAACACAATTTAAAAATCTCATTTTCATTACTCATGATATAAATTTAGCTAAAGAGCTTTGTGATGAGGTGGCTATCATAGAAGATAAAACTTTGATTTATCAAATGCCTGTGAAAGAGTTTTTAAGCAATCCAAAAGGTGTTTTTGCTAAAGAATTGTTAAATTATTTTGAGAATGAGAATGTTTTTAGAAGTTAA
- a CDS encoding ABC transporter permease, with translation MFKRLLWAFFLMIFASFLCFVMIYHAKGSVVFASVPQGTSLKIKEEIEHNLNLDKPLLEQYENWLFNAMKGDFSYSLISGEKVNEILKEKLPYTIILGSLAFLVLFVLSLVLALFCVLYKDSFLDKIITFSTMSFFALPAFSLSLMLILVFAVFFKLFPSSAIADIGFEDDVFNRLWHLFLPVCALVLSHLAVFVRFIRTSLIDSLNQGFIESAFARGLSKTRIYLHFVLKDAFASILAYFGASFVSFLMGTYIVESVFSYEGVGNLVIKSILFKDYPVVLAVVIFSILVVVLVNLIVEIICKMINPRFANA, from the coding sequence ATTTTTAAACGCCTTTTATGGGCGTTTTTTTTGATGATTTTTGCAAGTTTTTTATGTTTTGTGATGATTTATCATGCTAAAGGAAGTGTGGTTTTTGCTAGTGTGCCTCAAGGAACTAGCCTTAAAATAAAAGAAGAAATTGAGCACAATTTAAATTTAGACAAGCCTTTATTAGAGCAGTATGAAAATTGGCTTTTTAATGCCATGAAAGGCGACTTTTCTTACTCTTTAATCAGCGGAGAAAAGGTTAATGAAATTTTAAAAGAAAAACTTCCCTATACCATCATACTAGGAAGTTTGGCTTTTTTGGTGCTTTTTGTGTTATCTTTGGTTTTAGCACTTTTTTGCGTTCTTTATAAAGATAGTTTTTTAGATAAGATTATTACCTTTTCAACGATGAGTTTTTTTGCATTGCCTGCTTTTTCTTTATCGCTAATGCTTATTTTAGTTTTTGCTGTATTTTTTAAGCTTTTTCCAAGTTCGGCTATTGCTGATATTGGCTTTGAAGATGATGTATTTAATCGTTTGTGGCATTTGTTTTTACCAGTATGTGCTTTAGTGCTTTCACATTTAGCTGTTTTTGTGCGTTTTATAAGGACAAGTTTGATTGATAGTTTAAATCAGGGCTTTATAGAAAGTGCTTTTGCAAGAGGGCTTAGCAAAACAAGAATTTATTTGCATTTTGTGTTAAAAGATGCTTTTGCTTCTATACTCGCGTATTTTGGCGCTTCCTTTGTGAGTTTTTTAATGGGAACTTATATAGTAGAAAGTGTGTTTTCTTATGAGGGTGTTGGAAATTTAGTGATTAAAAGTATATTGTTTAAAGACTATCCTGTGGTGCTAGCTGTGGTAATTTTTAGCATTTTAGTGGTAGTGCTTGTAAATTTGATCGTAGAGATAATTTGCAAGATGATTAATCCAAGGTTTGCCAATGCGTAA